Proteins from a genomic interval of Mesobacillus sp. S13:
- a CDS encoding GNAT family N-acetyltransferase, with amino-acid sequence MDEKIILEGNTVKLVPMETSHLDGLWDAGHNQSIWEFTSSKVRNKAEMKKIIVSAIAEREKGTQLPFTVIDKKTGKIVGSTRFMDISEVHKSLEIGWTWYNPEYWRTRINTESKFLLLQYVFETMGLNRVQFCTDSRNVRSQAAIARLGAVREGVLRKHRIIADGYVRDTVVFSILKEEWPKIKRELQEKMK; translated from the coding sequence ATGGATGAAAAAATCATTCTCGAAGGGAATACTGTGAAGCTGGTGCCGATGGAAACCAGTCATCTTGATGGTTTGTGGGATGCCGGTCATAATCAGTCAATATGGGAGTTTACATCTTCGAAGGTCAGAAATAAAGCCGAAATGAAAAAAATCATTGTATCGGCAATAGCAGAGAGGGAGAAAGGAACCCAACTTCCATTTACCGTTATTGATAAGAAAACGGGTAAAATAGTCGGAAGCACAAGGTTCATGGATATTTCCGAAGTTCATAAATCACTTGAAATCGGCTGGACATGGTACAACCCGGAATATTGGAGAACAAGGATAAATACTGAATCGAAGTTTCTTTTGCTCCAGTATGTTTTTGAAACAATGGGATTAAATAGGGTGCAGTTTTGTACTGACTCCAGGAATGTACGCTCCCAGGCTGCTATTGCTCGTCTCGGTGCCGTAAGAGAAGGGGTGCTCCGCAAGCATCGAATCATCGCTGATGGTTATGTAAGGGATACCGTTGTTTTTAGCATTCTGAAAGAAGAATGGCCAAAGATTAAAAGAGAGTTACAGGAAAAAATGAAGTGA